The region TCGAATATTTTTACTGTCTCTTTGAAAGCGAATTCTTCGGCTTTACCCTGAAAAACGGACGCGATGGCAAAATAGAGAATCCCCGTTGCAAATAAAAGGGGGACGAGTCTCAATCGCGGAAAGAATTTCCTCCAGCGCTCTTTGGGTTTTACTGTCCGTTTATTGTCAGAAGGGATTGCCGAAAGCAAATTGGATCATTCCTTTGTAACGATGTTCGCCGACCATTGGCAATCCGTATTCGAGCCTGATCGGTCCGGCCGGTGTGTTGTAAATAATTCCGATTCCCAGTGAAATACCTACGTTTTCGTAAGGCGATATATCTTTCGAAGAGTTCCACAATCCTCCTGCGTCGGCGAAGAATTCAAGCGCGAATTCGCCTGAGCTGTAATGGATTTGCGTCATGGCGTTCATGAGGACGTTGCCGCTGTTGCCGCCGATTTCATCGGGGTCTCCCAGGGAACCCTCCGGATAGCCTCGGAGTGAATTCACTCCGCCCAGTGTGATTTTCTGGTCGGAACTTATGCCGTTTTCGAGGGACACCGAATAAGGAAAAGTCCATGTCGAACGAAGGAAAACGTAGTATCCGAATTGCGACGGTTTCGCCAGCCGCACCCAGTCCCAGCCGAGTCTGTAGAAATAATTGTCACCGCCAAGGGGTCTGCCGGCCATCTGAAACCTAAAATTCTGTTTTAGACCGGTAGTGGGAGAAAACGGATTGTCCCTGGAATCGAAAGTGTAGCCGAATATAAGACTGTTTGTGAATTTACTGTATGTAAATTGCGGCTGATCCGTTCCGGATGAAGATGTCGTGTCAAGCCATGCTTTGTGAAAGACGAGGCCTGAATAAACAACGCCGCAGGCGGATATCCTTTTGCCCAGAGAAGGCGAAAATTCAAGGTATTCAATGTTTCTTTCTCCGATACCTTTTCTTTCGCCTTTAAGAGAGCTCGAAAAAATAAGCGAAGTGCCTAAAAAATAAGGTTCGGAATAGTTCAATTCCGCATTTTCAATGTAATCACCTTGAAAATCAGTGTCGTAGGAGACAGAAACTGAAATCCTCTGAGCGTTGCCGAAAAGATTGTAGTTTCCCCACTTGAGATTTATACCGGTTTTTCTGTCGCTTTTGTAGTTCAGTGAGACGAGGAAAAATGACATTTTGGATTCCTCGACCATGATTATGACTTTCAAACTGTCTTCGTGCAGTTTTGACGGCATAGGTTTTACCGAGACATACGAGAAAAGACCCGTGTAATAAAGATTGTTCCTGACCCTGGCGAGCATATCGGGGAAGAAAAGCTGTCCGCTTTTCAATCTTGATTCCATCTCTATTATTTTTGTTCTCACTCTGGAATTACCAAGTATTTCGACATTGTTAATAAAAACTTTGTTTCCAGTGTCTACGGAAATAAAAATGTCGCACAAAAGTGAATCCGCACTCAAAGGAACGATTGTGTCTTCGATCTTTATGTTGTAATATCCTCTGTTTATGTATTCTGAGGCAATTTTTATCTGTACCATCGTGAGGTTAATCTGATTCAAAGGCTTTCCCGGAAGGATGTCGTGCTGTTCAAAAGCCGACATGTCTGTTCCGGAATCACACCCAGACAAACTCACTGAATTGATGACCGACCTTTCTCCTTCATTTATCTCGTATTTCAGGACGTATCCTCTGGGTGTGAGAGAATCGGTTTGATTGAGAACAGCCGCTTTGAGAAATCCGAGCTGAGAGTAATAAGCGAGTATGTTTTTGACATTTTTTGAGCTTGAGAAAGGGCTGTATAAATCGTTTTCGTCCGAATAAAGATAAGGCCGTATGTCTTTTACACTGACCTCTTCACAACCGGTCAATTCGACTTTGTATATTCTGGCAAAAGAACTGTACGGGTCTTTTCTGGTTCCGCAAGAAAAAAGAAGCAAAAGTGCAGTCGTAATAATTATGGGTTTAAGTTCGAGGTGTTTCATGATTGGACAGAAAAGCGGATCAGAGAGATAAAGTCTCCCTGCCCGGGAAGTATTTTTTCAAAACTTCAGGAACCGACACTTCTCCGTTTTCCTGCTGATAATTCTCCAATATGGCTATCATCGTTCTCGGGGTGGCAAGAGCGCTTCCGTTTAAAGTGTGAACGAATGAAATTTTACCTTCTTCGTTTTTAAAGCGGATGTTGATCCT is a window of candidate division WOR-3 bacterium DNA encoding:
- a CDS encoding BamA/TamA family outer membrane protein, whose protein sequence is MKHLELKPIIITTALLLLFSCGTRKDPYSSFARIYKVELTGCEEVSVKDIRPYLYSDENDLYSPFSSSKNVKNILAYYSQLGFLKAAVLNQTDSLTPRGYVLKYEINEGERSVINSVSLSGCDSGTDMSAFEQHDILPGKPLNQINLTMVQIKIASEYINRGYYNIKIEDTIVPLSADSLLCDIFISVDTGNKVFINNVEILGNSRVRTKIIEMESRLKSGQLFFPDMLARVRNNLYYTGLFSYVSVKPMPSKLHEDSLKVIIMVEESKMSFFLVSLNYKSDRKTGINLKWGNYNLFGNAQRISVSVSYDTDFQGDYIENAELNYSEPYFLGTSLIFSSSLKGERKGIGERNIEYLEFSPSLGKRISACGVVYSGLVFHKAWLDTTSSSGTDQPQFTYSKFTNSLIFGYTFDSRDNPFSPTTGLKQNFRFQMAGRPLGGDNYFYRLGWDWVRLAKPSQFGYYVFLRSTWTFPYSVSLENGISSDQKITLGGVNSLRGYPEGSLGDPDEIGGNSGNVLMNAMTQIHYSSGEFALEFFADAGGLWNSSKDISPYENVGISLGIGIIYNTPAGPIRLEYGLPMVGEHRYKGMIQFAFGNPF